From the genome of Candidatus Methylomirabilota bacterium, one region includes:
- a CDS encoding YihY/virulence factor BrkB family protein, giving the protein MTSEARPRIRRLPVGEARTAHSAPWRLGGLSIGQLAKRVYAEVMEDEVLDRAAALSYYLLFSLFPALLFLTTVVGLLPSPHLMDQLMGYLTRVLPDDAASVITKVLADVVRGADRGLLSISAIVALWAASSGMASVMDALNVAYHVEDPRPWWKRRALAVALTIGFFLFAITGLLLLVFGPRIGETVAAWFGQGELFTFVWNILSWPVTIALVLTGFALVYYWAPAAEQQWQWVTPGSVFALAVWLVASMGLRLYVRYFGNYNATYGSIGGVILLLFWLNVTGLVLLVGAEVNSEIEAAAAARGNPEAKSPGEMSPTASPEPAIQSRRHGS; this is encoded by the coding sequence ATGACCAGCGAGGCGAGACCGCGTATCCGTCGCCTTCCGGTCGGCGAGGCGCGGACGGCCCACAGCGCTCCGTGGAGACTGGGCGGGCTGTCGATCGGCCAGCTCGCGAAGCGGGTCTATGCGGAAGTCATGGAAGATGAGGTGCTCGATCGCGCCGCCGCGCTGTCCTATTACCTCCTGTTCTCGCTCTTTCCGGCTCTTCTGTTCCTGACGACCGTCGTCGGCCTTCTCCCGTCCCCGCATCTCATGGATCAGCTGATGGGTTACCTCACCCGCGTCCTGCCCGACGACGCGGCCTCGGTGATCACCAAAGTCCTGGCGGATGTCGTGCGGGGCGCCGACCGCGGCCTCCTGTCGATCAGCGCGATCGTCGCCCTCTGGGCCGCGTCGAGCGGGATGGCGTCCGTCATGGACGCGCTCAACGTGGCGTATCACGTGGAAGATCCGCGACCGTGGTGGAAGCGACGGGCCCTTGCCGTCGCCCTCACCATCGGCTTTTTCCTGTTTGCCATCACCGGCCTGCTCCTCCTGGTCTTCGGTCCGCGGATCGGCGAGACGGTGGCCGCCTGGTTCGGGCAGGGGGAGCTCTTCACCTTCGTGTGGAACATCCTCAGCTGGCCGGTGACGATCGCCCTCGTGCTCACCGGCTTCGCCCTCGTCTACTACTGGGCCCCGGCCGCCGAGCAGCAGTGGCAGTGGGTCACCCCGGGGTCTGTCTTCGCGCTCGCCGTGTGGCTGGTCGCCTCGATGGGCCTGCGGCTGTACGTGCGCTACTTCGGCAACTACAACGCCACCTACGGCTCCATCGGCGGTGTCATCTTGCTGCTGTTCTGGCTCAACGTCACCGGGCTGGTCCTCCTGGTCGGCGCGGAGGTGAACTCCGAGATCGAGGCCGCCGCCGCCGCCCGGGGAAATCCAGAGGCCAAGTCCCCCGGCGAGATGAGTCCGACGGCATCGCCGGAACCAGCCATCCAGAGTCGCCGCCACGGATCCTGA